The DNA sequence TAGACGTCGTCGCCGATGTAGACGTTTTCCGGGTGGAACACCAGCGCGCCGGGTTCGAACACGACGCCGTCGCCGCACGACGCGAGTCGATCGCGCGCGACGGTGCCGCTGCCGTGCGAGTTCGCCATGTCGGCCGAAATGTATCAGGGGTTGACATTCCCGTCGTCGCGTTGTACGTGCAACGCATGGCGAAGAAAGCAGCCCCTCGCGCCGCCAGCGCGATCGCGAAGACCTGTCTGGCCACCCAGATCCGCCGCCTCGATCGCGTGATCACCCGGATCTACGACGACGAGCTTCGCCCCTATGGGATCAAGTCGACGCAGCTGACGCTGCTGGCCAACATCGCGCTCGCCGGCGAGATTCAGCCGGGCGAGTTGGGCCGCGAACTCGACCTGGAAAAGTCCACGGTGAGCCGCAACGTCGCGCGCCTCATCGA is a window from the Deltaproteobacteria bacterium genome containing:
- a CDS encoding MarR family transcriptional regulator, with the protein product MAKKAAPRAASAIAKTCLATQIRRLDRVITRIYDDELRPYGIKSTQLTLLANIALAGEIQPGELGRELDLEKSTVSRNVARLIDAGWVRSRKGEDARSVELQITPAGRRLLDQAHAGWKAAQKKARSLLGAKTADA